In Streptomyces sp. NBC_00878, a single window of DNA contains:
- a CDS encoding ABC transporter ATP-binding protein, translating to MTALLEVEDLRVAYGKIEAVKGISFKVDAGQVVTLIGTNGAGKTTTLRTLSGLLKPVGGQIKFQGRSLKKTPAHQIVSLGLAHSPEGRHIFPRMTIEDNLRLGAFLRSDKTGIEKDIQRAYDLFPILGERRKQAAGTLSGGEQQMLAMGRALMSQPKLLMLDEPSMGLSPIMMQKIMATISELKSQGTTILLVEQNAQAALSLADQGHVMEVGSIVLSGSGQDLLHDESVRKAYLGED from the coding sequence ATGACCGCACTCCTCGAAGTCGAAGACCTCCGGGTCGCCTACGGCAAGATCGAAGCCGTCAAGGGCATCTCCTTCAAGGTCGACGCCGGCCAGGTCGTCACCCTCATCGGCACCAACGGCGCCGGCAAGACCACCACCCTGCGCACCCTCTCCGGCCTCCTCAAGCCCGTCGGCGGCCAGATCAAGTTCCAGGGCAGGTCACTCAAGAAGACCCCCGCCCACCAGATCGTCTCCCTCGGACTCGCCCACTCCCCCGAGGGGCGGCACATCTTCCCCCGCATGACCATCGAGGACAACCTCCGCCTCGGCGCCTTCCTCCGCAGCGACAAAACAGGCATCGAGAAGGACATCCAGCGCGCCTACGACCTCTTCCCCATCCTCGGGGAACGCAGGAAGCAGGCCGCGGGAACCCTCTCCGGCGGCGAACAGCAGATGCTGGCCATGGGCCGGGCCCTGATGTCCCAGCCCAAACTCCTCATGCTCGACGAACCCTCCATGGGCCTCTCGCCGATCATGATGCAGAAGATCATGGCCACCATCTCCGAACTCAAGTCCCAGGGCACCACCATCCTGCTCGTCGAGCAGAACGCCCAGGCAGCACTCTCGCTCGCCGACCAGGGACACGTCATGGAGGTCGGCAGCATCGTCCTCTCCGGATCCGGCCAGGACCTCCTCCACGACGAGTCGGTCCGCAAGGCATACCTCGGCGAGGACTGA
- a CDS encoding branched-chain amino acid ABC transporter substrate-binding protein: protein MRQRSLIAITAALAAGALTLTACGSRDEDGGGSDSSGGGTTVVIGVDAPLTGDLSSLGLGIKNSVDLAAKTANKEKTVDGVTFKVEALDDQAQPSSGQQNATKLVADKNVLGVVGPLNSSVAESMQKVFDDAKLVEVSPANTNPALTQGTEWNGGTKARPYKSYFRTATTDAIQGPFAAQYVFNDAKKKSVYVIDDKKTYGAGLAATFTSEFKKLGGKIAGTQHIDPDTKDFSAVATQVKSSGADVVYYGGEFPQAGPLSKQIKAAGAKIPVVGGDGIYSADFIKLAGASGTGDLATSVGAPVEDLPSAKEFVANYKAAGYKEAYEAYGGYSYDSAWAIIEAVKKVVEDNDGKLPDDARAKVTEAMQGVSFDGVTGKVSFDEFGDATNKQLTVYSVEGGAWKAVKSGTYSG, encoded by the coding sequence GTGCGTCAACGTTCACTCATCGCCATCACCGCCGCTTTGGCGGCGGGAGCACTCACCCTCACCGCCTGCGGCTCGCGCGACGAGGACGGCGGCGGCTCGGACTCCAGCGGCGGTGGCACGACCGTCGTCATCGGCGTCGACGCCCCGCTGACCGGTGACCTGTCCTCGCTGGGCCTCGGCATCAAGAACTCCGTGGACCTCGCCGCCAAGACGGCCAACAAGGAAAAGACCGTCGACGGGGTCACCTTCAAGGTCGAGGCCCTCGACGACCAGGCACAGCCCTCGTCGGGCCAGCAGAACGCCACCAAGCTGGTCGCCGACAAGAACGTCCTCGGCGTCGTCGGCCCGCTGAACTCCTCGGTCGCCGAGTCCATGCAGAAGGTCTTCGACGACGCCAAGCTGGTCGAGGTCTCCCCCGCCAACACCAACCCTGCCCTCACCCAGGGCACGGAGTGGAACGGCGGCACGAAGGCCCGCCCGTACAAGTCGTACTTCCGCACCGCGACCACGGACGCCATCCAGGGCCCGTTCGCCGCCCAGTACGTCTTCAACGACGCCAAGAAGAAGAGCGTCTACGTCATCGACGACAAGAAGACCTACGGTGCCGGCCTGGCCGCCACCTTCACCTCCGAGTTCAAGAAGCTCGGCGGCAAGATCGCCGGTACGCAGCACATCGACCCCGACACCAAGGACTTCTCCGCCGTCGCCACCCAGGTGAAGAGCTCCGGCGCCGACGTCGTCTACTACGGCGGCGAGTTCCCGCAGGCCGGCCCGCTCAGCAAGCAGATCAAGGCCGCCGGTGCCAAGATCCCGGTGGTCGGCGGCGACGGCATCTACAGCGCCGACTTCATCAAGCTGGCGGGCGCCAGCGGCACGGGCGACCTCGCCACCTCGGTCGGCGCGCCCGTCGAGGACCTCCCCTCCGCCAAGGAGTTCGTCGCCAACTACAAGGCCGCGGGCTACAAGGAGGCCTACGAGGCGTACGGCGGCTACTCCTACGACTCGGCCTGGGCGATCATCGAGGCCGTGAAGAAGGTCGTCGAGGACAACGACGGCAAGCTTCCGGACGACGCCCGCGCCAAGGTCACCGAGGCCATGCAGGGCGTCTCCTTCGACGGTGTGACCGGCAAGGTCTCCTTCGACGAGTTCGGCGACGCCACCAACAAGCAGCTCACCGTCTACTCCGTCGAGGGCGGTGCCTGGAAGGCGGTCAAGTCCGGCACGTACTCCGGCTGA
- a CDS encoding Tat pathway signal sequence domain protein, with product MSGIGPVEPGEGTRAWDTVEPTPPLLPGTPRERLTSLYARHRRAVLASATAVALVAGGGYLFATRPHEPPPPEAPYPSQAVDIAYLGEEGPPAKAPSRSFSFGVKVTVRSGPTITIVRISQPYATLSLTSVPHPPFRTRPGFGHKIVVTMHVTECANVPSNAGLPFLDVTLRNTRAMEDHSFILGERYAHDLSQALRVACGNGPPSSPKQ from the coding sequence TTGAGCGGCATCGGTCCGGTCGAGCCGGGCGAGGGCACACGCGCGTGGGACACCGTCGAGCCGACCCCGCCGCTCCTCCCCGGGACCCCGCGCGAGCGGCTGACAAGCCTGTACGCCCGGCACCGTCGTGCCGTGCTCGCATCCGCCACCGCGGTCGCCCTCGTGGCGGGCGGCGGCTATCTCTTCGCGACCCGGCCCCACGAGCCGCCGCCGCCCGAAGCGCCCTACCCGTCCCAAGCTGTGGACATCGCCTACCTCGGCGAGGAGGGTCCGCCCGCGAAAGCACCGAGCAGAAGCTTCAGCTTCGGGGTGAAGGTCACCGTGCGGTCCGGCCCCACGATCACCATCGTGCGCATTTCCCAGCCCTACGCCACCCTGTCGCTCACCTCGGTTCCGCACCCGCCTTTCCGGACCAGGCCCGGTTTCGGCCACAAGATCGTCGTCACGATGCATGTCACGGAATGCGCGAATGTGCCGTCAAACGCCGGGCTCCCTTTCCTGGACGTAACTCTGCGTAATACGCGCGCAATGGAAGACCACAGCTTCATCCTGGGCGAGCGCTATGCGCACGACCTCTCACAGGCCCTTCGAGTAGCCTGCGGTAACGGCCCCCCGTCATCACCAAAACAGTAG
- the pyk gene encoding pyruvate kinase: MRRAKIVCTLGPATDSYDQIKALVDAGMDVARFNLSHGSHADHEERYQHVRKASDENGRSVGILADLQGPKIRLGRFTEGPVLLERGDTFTITVEEGAEGDRQTCGTTYSGLAADVTTGERILVDDGKVCLEVTSVDGPRVHTTVVEGGMVSDNKGLNLPGVAVSVPALSEKDEADLRWALRTGCDVIALSFVRSGRDIKDVHRIMDEEGRRLPVIAKVEKPQAVENIDDIVAAFDGIMVARGDLGVEMPLEQVPIVQKRAIKLAKRNAKPVIVATQMLDSMIDNSRPTRAEASDVANAVIDGTDAVMLSGETSVGKYPIETVRTMSRIVEAAEEDILAKGLPPLTDRNKPRTQGGAVARAAAEMGDFLGAKFLVAFTQSGDTVRRLSRYRSPIPLLAFTPDPATRSQLTLTWGVETFLGPHVDSTDAMVDQVDELLLKYGRCEKGDIVVITAGSPPGVSGSTNLVRVHHIGEDDSPK; this comes from the coding sequence ATGCGCCGAGCGAAGATCGTCTGTACATTGGGCCCCGCCACCGACTCGTACGACCAGATCAAGGCACTGGTCGACGCCGGAATGGACGTAGCCCGCTTCAACCTCAGCCACGGCAGCCATGCCGACCACGAGGAGCGCTACCAGCACGTACGAAAGGCCTCCGACGAGAACGGCCGCAGCGTCGGAATCCTCGCCGACCTTCAAGGTCCGAAGATCCGACTCGGCCGTTTCACCGAAGGCCCCGTACTCCTTGAACGCGGAGACACCTTCACCATCACGGTCGAAGAGGGCGCCGAGGGTGACCGCCAGACCTGCGGGACCACCTACTCCGGCCTCGCCGCCGACGTCACCACCGGCGAACGCATCCTCGTCGACGACGGCAAGGTCTGCCTCGAAGTCACCTCCGTCGACGGCCCCCGCGTCCACACCACCGTCGTCGAAGGCGGCATGGTCTCCGACAACAAGGGCCTCAACCTCCCCGGCGTCGCCGTCTCCGTCCCCGCCCTCTCGGAAAAGGACGAGGCGGACCTCCGCTGGGCCCTGCGCACCGGCTGCGACGTCATCGCCCTCTCCTTCGTCCGCAGCGGACGCGACATCAAGGACGTCCACCGCATCATGGACGAAGAGGGCCGCCGCCTCCCCGTGATCGCCAAGGTGGAGAAGCCCCAGGCCGTCGAGAACATCGACGACATCGTCGCCGCCTTCGACGGCATCATGGTCGCCCGAGGCGACCTCGGCGTCGAAATGCCCCTCGAACAGGTCCCGATCGTCCAGAAGCGCGCGATCAAACTGGCCAAGCGCAACGCCAAGCCGGTCATCGTCGCCACCCAGATGCTCGACTCGATGATCGACAACTCCCGCCCGACGAGGGCGGAGGCAAGCGATGTCGCCAACGCCGTGATCGACGGCACGGACGCGGTGATGCTCTCCGGCGAGACGAGCGTCGGCAAGTACCCCATCGAAACGGTCCGCACGATGTCCCGCATCGTCGAGGCGGCGGAGGAGGACATCCTGGCCAAGGGCCTCCCTCCCCTCACTGACCGGAACAAGCCCCGCACACAGGGCGGCGCGGTGGCCAGGGCGGCGGCGGAGATGGGCGACTTCCTGGGCGCGAAGTTCCTGGTCGCGTTCACGCAGTCGGGAGACACGGTTCGCCGCTTGTCGCGTTACAGGTCACCCATCCCGCTCCTCGCCTTCACCCCGGACCCGGCGACCCGCTCCCAGTTGACCCTGACCTGGGGCGTCGAGACGTTCCTGGGCCCGCACGTGGACTCGACGGACGCGATGGTCGACCAGGTGGACGAGCTGTTGCTGAAGTACGGCCGCTGCGAGAAGGGCGACATCGTGGTCATCACGGCGGGCTCACCGCCCGGGGTTTCGGGTTCGACGAACTTGGTACGGGTCCACCACATCGGCGAGGACGACAGCCCCAAGTAG
- a CDS encoding ANTAR domain-containing response regulator, protein MTAPESPQPVDAPDDDKSHVPPLTTRVVIAEDEALIRLDLKEMLEEEGYTVVGEAGDGEQAVELAREHRPDLVILDVKMPKLDGISAAEKIAEESIAPVLMLTAFSQRDLVERARDAGAMAYLVKPFSKSDVVPAIEMAVSRFTELKALEKEIEDLTQRLETRKLVDRAKSVLQTEYGLSEPAAFRWIQKTSMDRRMSMQQVAEAVIQDADEKKAAKG, encoded by the coding sequence GTGACCGCCCCCGAGTCGCCCCAGCCCGTAGACGCGCCCGACGACGACAAGTCGCACGTGCCTCCGCTGACGACCCGTGTCGTCATCGCCGAGGACGAGGCGTTGATCCGTCTCGACCTCAAGGAGATGCTCGAAGAAGAGGGATACACGGTCGTAGGCGAGGCCGGTGACGGTGAGCAGGCCGTCGAGCTCGCCCGGGAGCACCGGCCCGATCTCGTCATCCTCGATGTGAAGATGCCGAAGCTCGATGGCATCTCCGCTGCCGAGAAGATCGCCGAGGAGTCCATTGCTCCGGTGCTGATGCTGACCGCCTTCTCGCAGCGTGATCTCGTCGAGCGTGCCCGCGACGCCGGCGCGATGGCTTATCTCGTCAAGCCGTTCAGCAAGAGTGACGTCGTTCCGGCGATTGAGATGGCTGTCTCGCGGTTCACGGAGTTGAAGGCGCTGGAGAAGGAGATCGAGGATCTCACGCAGCGTTTGGAGACGCGGAAGCTCGTCGATCGTGCGAAGTCGGTGCTGCAGACGGAGTACGGGCTGTCGGAGCCGGCCGCGTTCCGTTGGATTCAGAAGACGTCCATGGATCGGCGTATGTCGATGCAGCAGGTCGCTGAGGCGGTTATTCAGGACGCCGACGAGAAGAAGGCCGCGAAGGGCTGA
- a CDS encoding branched-chain amino acid ABC transporter permease, translating into MTTQTTNPQTPAQEPARSTTGLVGIPPHIGRALATGGGILTVISTFLAWTWTAAFPGDLTVYGYPGGLQVLVLIGGALTTLFALASYGIKGLRWLTPAGADSAIKLAALAAFATAWFTIIAISYELGGLANLEPGGWVVAIATLAALLGALSLPFEPPAPDPIDPDDTSWEQFRHKARHTLSVVKAAFATGTTKAPAHKLPAYAEILVIVAALTLGLIVFTYGIGTEYDEQFIGFLMTAGFGFAAAAKAGLVNRISALTAEHRTVTLIGAFAAAAAFPFTQSDDQYATIGVYILIFATVALGLNIVVGLAGLLDLGYVAFLGVGAYTAAMVSGSPSSPFDIHLPFWASALLGAAVAMVFGVLIGAPTLRLRGDYLAIVTLGFGEIFRITVLNMDGTSGPDITNGSNGISSIPNLNILGFDFGQEHTIAGFTIARFANYFLLMLLITLIVVVVFRRSGDSRIGRAWVAIREDETAALAMGINGFRVKLIAFALGASLAGLAGSVQAHVTYTVTPEQYQFAAVVPPNSAFLLAAVVLGGMGTISGPLVGAALLYLIPAKLQFLDDYQLFAFGLALVLLMRFRPEGLIPNRRRQLEFHEEAEAPTVLSKAGA; encoded by the coding sequence ATGACCACACAGACCACCAACCCCCAGACGCCCGCGCAGGAGCCCGCCCGCTCCACAACCGGGCTCGTCGGCATTCCCCCGCACATCGGACGCGCCCTCGCCACCGGCGGCGGCATCCTCACCGTCATCTCCACCTTCCTCGCCTGGACCTGGACAGCCGCCTTCCCCGGCGACCTCACCGTCTACGGCTACCCCGGCGGACTACAGGTCCTCGTCCTCATCGGCGGCGCCCTCACCACGCTCTTCGCCCTCGCCTCCTACGGCATCAAGGGCCTGCGCTGGCTGACACCCGCCGGCGCCGACAGCGCCATCAAGCTCGCCGCGCTCGCCGCGTTCGCCACCGCCTGGTTCACGATCATCGCGATCAGCTACGAACTGGGCGGCCTCGCCAACCTCGAACCCGGCGGCTGGGTCGTGGCCATCGCCACCCTCGCCGCCCTCCTCGGCGCACTCTCCCTCCCGTTCGAACCGCCGGCACCCGACCCCATCGACCCGGACGACACCTCCTGGGAGCAGTTCCGCCACAAGGCACGGCACACCCTCAGCGTCGTCAAGGCAGCCTTCGCCACCGGCACCACCAAGGCCCCGGCCCACAAGCTGCCCGCGTACGCCGAAATCCTCGTCATCGTCGCCGCACTCACCCTCGGCCTGATCGTCTTCACCTACGGCATCGGCACCGAGTACGACGAACAGTTCATCGGCTTCCTCATGACCGCCGGCTTCGGCTTCGCCGCCGCGGCCAAGGCCGGACTCGTCAACAGGATCTCCGCGCTCACCGCCGAACACCGCACGGTCACCCTGATCGGCGCGTTCGCCGCAGCCGCCGCATTCCCCTTCACCCAGTCCGACGACCAGTACGCGACCATCGGCGTCTACATCCTGATCTTCGCCACCGTCGCCCTCGGCCTCAACATCGTCGTCGGCCTCGCCGGACTCCTCGACCTCGGATACGTCGCCTTCCTCGGCGTCGGCGCCTACACCGCGGCCATGGTCTCCGGCTCCCCCTCCTCCCCCTTCGACATCCACCTGCCGTTCTGGGCCTCCGCCCTCCTCGGCGCAGCAGTCGCCATGGTCTTCGGCGTCCTCATCGGCGCCCCCACCCTCCGACTGCGCGGCGACTACCTCGCCATCGTGACCCTCGGCTTCGGTGAAATCTTCCGCATCACCGTCCTCAACATGGACGGCACCAGCGGACCCGACATCACCAACGGCTCCAACGGCATCTCCTCGATCCCGAACCTCAACATCCTCGGCTTCGACTTCGGCCAAGAGCACACCATCGCCGGATTCACCATCGCGCGCTTCGCCAACTACTTCCTGCTGATGCTCCTCATCACGCTCATCGTCGTAGTGGTCTTCCGCCGCAGCGGCGACTCCCGCATCGGCCGCGCCTGGGTCGCCATCCGCGAAGACGAAACAGCCGCACTCGCCATGGGCATCAACGGCTTCCGCGTCAAACTCATCGCCTTCGCCCTCGGCGCCTCCCTCGCCGGCCTCGCCGGATCCGTCCAGGCACACGTCACCTACACCGTGACCCCCGAGCAGTACCAGTTCGCCGCCGTCGTCCCGCCCAACTCGGCCTTCCTGCTCGCAGCGGTCGTCCTCGGCGGCATGGGCACCATCAGCGGCCCCCTCGTCGGCGCCGCACTGCTCTACCTGATCCCCGCCAAGCTCCAGTTCCTCGACGACTACCAGCTCTTCGCCTTCGGCCTCGCGCTCGTCCTGCTGATGCGCTTCCGCCCGGAAGGCCTCATCCCGAACCGGCGCCGCCAGCTCGAATTCCACGAGGAAGCGGAAGCTCCCACAGTCCTCAGCAAGGCAGGGGCCTGA
- a CDS encoding branched-chain amino acid ABC transporter permease: MNELPQQLVNGLLLGSMYGLVAIGYTMVYGIVQLINFAHGEIFMIGAFGALTVHLYVLPDGTTMWIALPLMLVGAIAIAVIVAIGAERFAYRPLRTAPRLAPLITAIGLSLALQQAVWAWYPNAKSARTFPQIDGGPFEIGSVTIQTGDVFVFVAAPISMAILAYFVMKTRTGRGMQATAQDPDTAKLMGINTDRIIVVAFALGAAFAAVGGLAYGLKYGQIDFRMGFILGLKAFTAAVLGGIGNIYGAMIGGVVLGLAETMATAYIADVPGMSQLGGQSWANVWAFVLLILVLLFRPQGLLGERVADRA, from the coding sequence GTGAACGAACTGCCGCAGCAGCTGGTCAACGGCCTGCTACTGGGATCCATGTACGGGCTGGTCGCCATCGGCTACACGATGGTCTATGGCATCGTCCAGCTCATCAACTTCGCCCACGGCGAGATCTTCATGATCGGCGCCTTCGGCGCGCTCACGGTCCACCTGTACGTACTGCCCGACGGCACCACCATGTGGATCGCCCTGCCACTCATGCTCGTCGGCGCCATCGCCATCGCCGTCATCGTCGCCATCGGAGCGGAACGGTTCGCCTACCGCCCCCTGCGCACCGCACCACGCCTCGCGCCCCTCATCACCGCCATCGGCCTCTCCCTGGCCCTCCAGCAGGCGGTATGGGCCTGGTACCCCAACGCCAAGTCGGCGCGCACCTTCCCGCAGATCGACGGCGGCCCCTTCGAGATCGGCAGCGTCACCATCCAGACCGGTGACGTCTTCGTCTTCGTCGCCGCCCCCATCAGCATGGCGATCCTCGCCTACTTCGTCATGAAGACCCGGACCGGACGCGGCATGCAAGCCACCGCCCAGGACCCGGACACCGCCAAGCTCATGGGCATCAACACCGACCGCATCATCGTGGTCGCCTTCGCCCTCGGCGCCGCGTTCGCCGCCGTCGGAGGCCTCGCCTACGGCCTCAAATACGGCCAGATCGACTTCCGCATGGGCTTCATCCTCGGCCTCAAGGCCTTCACCGCCGCCGTCCTCGGAGGCATCGGCAACATCTACGGAGCCATGATCGGCGGAGTGGTCCTCGGCCTCGCCGAAACCATGGCCACCGCCTACATCGCCGACGTCCCCGGCATGTCACAGCTCGGCGGCCAGTCCTGGGCCAACGTCTGGGCCTTCGTACTCCTCATCCTCGTACTCCTGTTCAGGCCACAGGGCCTGCTCGGCGAGCGCGTCGCGGACAGGGCGTGA
- a CDS encoding helix-turn-helix domain-containing protein, which produces MYDMDTRKRALALVGQGRSLNSVSKQTGISRAAIRSWQDRIEPLPRMTTPDPGPPADEAAYAYLLGLYLGDGCISPHMRGTGYYLRVACADAWPGLLQLCREAIAKVRPGIGVYVLQKQGCAMVTSYSPHWPSLFPQHGPGRKHERTIALEPWQQEMVDTHPWEFVRGLIHSDGCRITNWTTRVVAGEKKRYEYPRYFFTNLSADITRLYTDTLDKVGVDWKQSNSFNVSVARRASVALMDTHVGPKY; this is translated from the coding sequence ATGTACGACATGGACACACGCAAGCGGGCACTCGCGCTGGTAGGCCAGGGCCGCAGCCTGAACTCCGTCAGCAAGCAGACAGGCATCTCACGCGCTGCGATCCGCTCCTGGCAGGACCGGATCGAGCCACTGCCCCGCATGACCACTCCAGACCCCGGCCCACCAGCAGATGAAGCTGCGTACGCCTACCTACTGGGCCTCTATCTCGGCGACGGCTGCATCAGCCCGCACATGCGCGGCACCGGCTACTACCTCAGAGTTGCCTGCGCCGATGCATGGCCAGGGCTACTTCAGCTGTGTCGCGAGGCCATCGCGAAGGTGCGTCCCGGCATCGGCGTCTACGTCCTCCAGAAACAGGGCTGCGCGATGGTCACCAGCTACAGCCCACACTGGCCCAGTCTGTTCCCCCAACATGGTCCCGGCAGGAAACACGAACGCACCATCGCCCTCGAACCCTGGCAACAGGAGATGGTGGACACCCACCCGTGGGAATTCGTCCGGGGCCTCATCCACTCCGACGGCTGCCGGATCACCAACTGGACCACGCGCGTAGTCGCAGGCGAGAAGAAGCGCTACGAATACCCGCGGTACTTCTTCACGAATCTCTCTGCGGACATCACACGGCTCTACACCGACACCCTCGACAAGGTCGGCGTCGACTGGAAGCAGTCCAACTCATTCAACGTATCCGTCGCCCGCCGCGCCTCCGTAGCCCTAATGGACACCCACGTAGGCCCCAAGTACTGA
- a CDS encoding ABC transporter ATP-binding protein: MTTDTTTKGTAPGPTAPGETVLDARGVTMRFGGLTAVRNVDLQVNTGEIVGLIGPNGAGKTTFFNCLTGLYIPTEGEVRYKGTVLPPQSFKVTAAGVARTFQNIRLFANMTVLENVLVGRHTRTKEGLWSALVRGPGFKKAEKASEDRAMELLEFIGLAGKRDHLARNLPYGEQRKLEIARALASEPGLLLLDEPTAGMNPQETRATEELVFAIRDMGIAILVIEHDMRFIFNLCDRVAVLVQGEKLVEGDSATVQGDERVVAAYLGEPFEDAPGQEELAEVEAAEAQADAATDAAPRKENDR; encoded by the coding sequence ATGACAACCGACACCACCACCAAGGGCACCGCCCCGGGCCCCACCGCCCCCGGCGAAACCGTCCTCGACGCACGCGGCGTCACCATGCGCTTCGGCGGCCTCACCGCCGTACGCAACGTCGACCTCCAGGTCAACACCGGAGAAATCGTCGGCCTCATCGGCCCCAACGGCGCCGGCAAGACGACCTTCTTCAACTGCCTGACCGGCCTCTACATCCCCACCGAGGGCGAAGTCCGCTACAAAGGCACCGTCCTGCCACCCCAGTCCTTCAAGGTCACGGCCGCCGGCGTCGCCCGCACCTTCCAGAACATCCGACTGTTCGCCAACATGACAGTCCTGGAAAACGTGCTCGTCGGCCGCCACACCCGCACCAAAGAAGGACTCTGGTCCGCACTCGTACGCGGCCCCGGCTTCAAGAAAGCCGAAAAAGCCTCCGAAGACCGCGCCATGGAACTCCTCGAGTTCATCGGCCTCGCAGGCAAGCGTGACCACCTCGCCAGGAACCTCCCCTACGGCGAACAGCGCAAGCTCGAAATCGCCCGCGCCCTCGCCAGCGAACCCGGCCTGCTCCTCCTCGACGAGCCCACCGCCGGCATGAACCCCCAAGAAACCCGCGCCACCGAAGAACTCGTCTTCGCCATCCGGGACATGGGCATCGCCATCCTCGTCATCGAGCACGACATGCGGTTCATCTTCAACCTCTGCGACCGCGTCGCCGTCCTCGTCCAAGGCGAAAAGCTCGTCGAAGGCGACAGCGCCACCGTCCAGGGCGACGAACGCGTCGTCGCCGCCTACCTCGGCGAACCCTTCGAAGACGCACCCGGCCAGGAGGAACTCGCCGAGGTCGAAGCCGCCGAAGCACAGGCCGACGCCGCCACGGACGCCGCGCCCCGCAAGGAGAACGACCGATGA